One Triplophysa dalaica isolate WHDGS20190420 chromosome 1, ASM1584641v1, whole genome shotgun sequence DNA segment encodes these proteins:
- the LOC130416124 gene encoding gastrula zinc finger protein XlCGF8.2DB-like, which produces MMECVKEESDEESYTMRDEDTEEKRDLIGVTEEGQEHSEDEQQYHNVITGENSFSSLQTDENSPQKRTKAKHSFECHICGKTYSRKGYLQDHIMTHTEQKPFSCPQCGNRFKHKRSVAVHMKSHTGDEPYTCPQCDKTFTAKKNLEKHIRVHTGEKPFKCPQCDKSFTQQGHLKYHIRLHTGEKPYSCNLCDKSFTQKPSLDHHLMIHSNERPFSCNQCDKKCITATLLNRHQRTHTRVKGGVCSVCGNVFLTNRSLLQHQKVHTGGKTFKCSNCGKGFKQTCHLKQHEGKHTGEKPYRCHACKKSFTA; this is translated from the exons ATGATGGAGTGTGTTAAAGAGGAGAGTGATGAAGAATCATACACAATGAGAGATGAGGATACTGAGGAAAAGAGAG ATCTGATTGGAGTGACAGAGGAAGGTCAAGAACACAGTGAGGACGAACAGCAGTATCATAATGTAATAACTGGAGAAAATTCATTCAGCTCCTTACAAACTGATGAGAACTCCCCTCAAAAGAGAACCAAAGCCAAACATTCTTTTGAATGCCATATTTGTGGTAAGACGTATTCAAGAAAAGGATATCTTCAAGATCATATAATGACTCACACTGAACAAAAACCTTTCTCATGCCCTCAATGTGGAAACAGATTTAAACATAAGAGAAGCGTTGCTGTTCATATGAAAAGTCACACTGGTGATGAGCCTTACACTTGCCCTCAGTGTGATAAGACTTTCACAGCCAAAAAAAATCTAGAGAAACACATACGAGTTCACACGGGAGAGAAACCTTTCAAGTGCCCTCAATGTGATAAGAGTTTTACACAACAAGGACATCTTAAGTATCACATACGGCTTCATACAGGTGAGAAGCCTTACTCGTGTAATCTGTGTGAtaagagtttcacacaaaaaccGAGCCTCGATCATCATCTGATGATTCACTCAAATGAAAGGCCGTTTAGCTGTAATCAGTGCGATAAAAAGTGTATTACTGCAACGCTGCTAAATAGACACCAAAGGACTCATACTCGTGTGAAAGGTGGCGTGTGCTCTGTGTGTGGAAACGTTTTTCTGACGAACAGATCCCTTCTGCAGCATCAAAAGGTTCATACTGGAGGAAAAACTTTCAAGTGCTCAAATTGTGGAAAGGGCTTTAAACAGACTTGCCACCTAAAACAACATGAAGGAAAGCATACCGGAGAGAAGCCATACCGCTGCCACGCATGTAAGAAAAGTTTCACGGCTTAA